From a region of the Sminthopsis crassicaudata isolate SCR6 chromosome 6, ASM4859323v1, whole genome shotgun sequence genome:
- the TRMT9B gene encoding putative tRNA methyltransferase 9B, protein MESEAAAQLERQHVHEVYESTAACFSDLQGKAWPRVRQFLLEQTPGSLIADIGCGTGKYLRVNSQVYKLGCDYCGPLVDIAHSRGCEVLVCDNLRLPFRDRSFDAIISIGVIHHFSTAERRTRAVQEMARVLAPGGRVMIYVWAMEKNHRRFDQQDVFIPWNPALCSQSLAEPVPAVCAPPRSAASGPPGRPACSACGYPLCPRERPGSRRSHSLDGPGPPGCCGKLAQRRAEDGGFYSVLGRSFRSWFFSRSLDECSLKEQVEMAGPATEELAPCRPVSVQPAKLRHPGLGDREPWAKERGGPADRGLARTPENPSGRPRLGEPLGDPQAQQQGGRAPGRAAAERSCGPAPGQPCERTSLPPPSLSLAAAVPTGPCPPEALGPEAFTRYYHVFREGELCRLLEQHVPALRVLSSTNDHGNWCIVAEKRPGRSAQ, encoded by the exons ATGGAGTCTGAGGCTGCCGCCCAGCTGGAGAGACAGCACGTGCACGAAGTCTACGAAAGCACAGCAGCCTGCTTCAGCGACCTGCAGGGCAAAGCCTGGCCGCGTGTCCGCCAGTTCCTGTTGGAGCAGACGCCTGGCAGTCTCATTGCAGACATAG GTTGTGGGACTGGGAAGTATCTCCGTGTCAACAGCCAGGTGTACAAGCTGGGCTGTGACTATTGCGGGCCTCTGGTGGACATCGCCCACAGCAGGGGATGCGAGGTCCTGGTGTGTGACAACTTGCGCTTGCCCTTCCGAGACCGCAGCTTCGACGCCATCATCTCCATTGGCg TCATCCACCACTTTTCCACGGCGGAGAGGCGGACCCGCGCCGTGCAGGAGATGGCGCGCGTGCTGGCCCCCGGCGGCCGCGTCATGATCTACGTCTGGGCCATGGAGAAGAACCACCGGCGCTTTGACCAGCAGGACGTGTTCATCCCCTGGAACCCTGCCCTGTGCTCCCAGTCCCTGGCGGAGCCGGTCCCGGCCGTGTGCGCGCCCCCCAGGTCCGCCGCCAGCGGGCCCCCCGGCCGCCCGGCCTGCTCCGCCTGTGGCTACCCGCTGTGCCCTCGGGAGAGGCCGGGGTCCCGGCGCTCCCACAGCCTGGACGGCCCCGGGCCCCCCGGCTGCTGCGGGAAGCTGGCACAGCGGAGGGCCGAGGACGGCGGGTTCTACAGCGTCCTGGGGAGGTCGTTCCGCTCCTGGTTTTTCTCCCGCTCCTTGGACGAATGCTCCCTGAAGGAGCAGGTGGAGATGGCGGGGCCCGCCACGGAGGAGCTGGCCCCGTGTCGGCCCGTGTCTGTCCAGCCCGCGAAGCTCCGTCACCCGGGCCTGGGTGATCGGGAGCCCTGGGCAAAAGAACGAGGTGGTCCGGCCGACCGCGGGCTGGCACGCACCCCAGAGAACCCCTCGGGAAGGCCCCGCCTCGGAGAGCCCCTCGGAGATCCTCAGGCCCAGCAGCAAGGGGGCCGCGCTCCTGGGCGGGCCGCGGCGGAGCGGAGCTGCGGCCCGGCCCCCGGCCAGCCCTGCGAGCGGActtccctgccccctccctctCTCAGCTTGGCAGCCGCCGTGCCCACCGGGCCGTGCCCGCCAGAGGCACTGGGCCCCGAGGCCTTCACCCGTTACTACCACGTGTTTCGAGAAGGGGAGCTCTGCCGCCTGCTGGAGCAGCACGTGCCGGCGCTCCGGGTCCTCAGTTCCACCAACGATCACGGGAACTGGTGCATCGTGGCGGAGAAGAGGCCTGGGAGGTCCGCCCAGTGA